Part of the Diprion similis isolate iyDipSimi1 chromosome 10, iyDipSimi1.1, whole genome shotgun sequence genome, ttgcATGGACTTGTTTGAACTCTCCAAATATTCTTCCGCTCAAAGATTCAAGTTATATGTTGATCGCCAAAAATCTCATTAAATCCTCTCAATAGTAATAATCATTGTCAACCTTCCCATTTTGCTTACCGATACAATTTCTTCGACCACCACTAAACGGCAAGTAGGAGAATGGTTCTTGGTTCGCAATTTTTTCTGGTAAGAATCTGTCCGGATCGAATTTTAGAGGTTCCGACCAGTATTTCTCATTTCTGTGAACTCCTATAACGTTAAGAACAACCGAACTCCCTCTTGGCACAGTACAGTCACCTATAAAATGAATTACCGTTTCGGGGGTGACTTGATGCACCATCTTTGAATGAGATATCACGGGTTCGTTTCACAGGTTATGTTcagaaatattcaatttcaacagaATGAATCGATTTACTAAAGCTGACAAACCTAAAACCAGGTCTTCCGTTGCCTTTCGGAACAGCAAAGGTCCAACGGGAAACAGGCGCATAGTTTCTTTGATCACTCTCTCCATGTACGTCATTTTCGTCAAGACTTCCATCGTGATGTGCAACTCTTCACTCTCCTCCTCTAATACATGTTCTCCGAAGATTTCACATAATTCCTGGTACACTTTTTGCTGCACGATTATATGAAAAGTGAATGATTGTGTCTTAATAATGCTTGTGTCTGTGAGATCAGTACGTGATGTGTACCTGCGTAATGAACATACCTGAATATCTTGGTGGGATGCTAGCATCAACGTCAAGTAGTTCAACGTAATCGCCGATGAATCAGAGCCCTAAGAGAGAATATTAATCTTACAATTGCGCATTCATGCTTCTAGTTGCGAGTTGACAATGTTGTTGTGTGTATCTACTGTTCCGTTgttaataaattacaaaacttgcaagtataataattaataaaaataacaaataataacCAAAGCTGCACCGTGATGACAGTATCAAGTGCGTTATACTTACAGCTACCATCATCGTATCAACATGACTCCGGACTTGTTCATCCGTCAGCGTTTTGCTATCGTTGGATAGTTTGAGGAGATTTTCCATCAGTGACTGAGGTTCAGCCGTGGAAGCATCTGATACATGAATGTCAAGGTGATTGAAAAAGCGACATTATACCTGACTCGTGCATAAATGGCCTCTGCAATCTAACATTATCCAAGTTTTCGAAAGTATTTCATCTAAGTCGTGAGGCAGAAGGCCTCAACACAACTCACACGTACGGAAAAAACTCTATCGTAGTACTTGACGACTGCATCTAGATTTTGTGGTACTTGCCAGCTGTATCTTGTTCTTCGTCGGCTGATACTCGTTGGTCACTACGCCGGGCGATTTCTGCCTTCTTTTGTCGGATTACCTGAAATGAGACAACACGAATCGATGATTCATGGATCCGTGCTTATCCAAACTGTTTTTTCCGTTTGGACGAAATCAGACGTCTATCAATTGTTGTCATGTCGAAACACTGAGTTCTTACGCGTGTTCTAAGTAAAAACGAACGATTGCCCTAATATGCTTGTCGTGTATAACGGGCAACGTGTCATTATAGCAGCCCGTTGCAAACGACTGTCTTAACTCGAAACGAGAACCCAATTACAGTAGAGAATTCATGGCAATGATTGCAAAGAACTTAAGAACGTACTCTTGAACGAGGGTGTCTAATCCGAAACTACGAAAGGCAATACTAAAAGCACCAGCGAATGAGTAAGACTTCGGAGTTCTTGTTTTTTGTATCTGTTCTTGGTGGCCAATGCTTGAGTTTCGCGACAAAGCGTGAggtcaatttcatttttccagCTATCGTCGCGGGTCGCCAAAGTATTGTACACGGGGTGAGTGCTTGCAAAAATTCGCGTAGCAAACGTTAGTGTAGATATCATGAATGATATGTCATCAACACTTACAGACGAATTTAATATTCCGGTCTGATCTATGAACCTATCTCTCCAGTTGGCTCAAAAACGCTATGATTTCAGACCAGTTGTGAGAGACAATTGACTGCGAAAATCTCCGATATCAGAACTGAAATGTGCGGAACGGCAAGAATGCGAAATCGGAATACCAATGAAAGCAAATGTTTTATCGACAAATTCGTCGTCAAGGCTGAATATCCTCTATGTAATATCGTACTTTTGCCTAATTCCCTGTTAAAGTACTCCACTAAGAATTCAGGTGGAAGGATTCTTTTTCTCCACAAAATGACGTAATCAATGCCTGCCGGAAATATGTTAATAAAGGTGTCTCGCACTTACGTTGTCAACGAACTCGTGCAGAAACTCGATGTGTTTCCTGTGGTCCTTACCAAGTTGCGTgcggtagaaaataaaatctggGTAAAGCCAAGGGCTCAGGGTACGTTTGGCGAAGCCAGCGAGCACTCTgtgagaataaaattaaagcaCAATTAGTGGATTTGTATTGGTAACCGGAATCAAATATGAATCCATAATTTCGACAGGATTCTTAAAACAGCGTCGTGTTTCGAAAAAAGCTATTGGGTCTAGAGTTTTGCAAACAACGTATAATTGAGCGAAAGGTTGATGTGTTCACCGTGTCAAAGGCAGTTTATTTGACTCACTTATGTCCTGCTTCGTGGTACTGACACTTCTCGCTCTCCTGTGCGTCCAAATTTATGCCCATAGCTGCCACTGTGACACGTGACATGGATATGTATTAGCCTTCGgttacgaaaaaatttatcgttcaGATGGGTATAGTTGATTCTCCCCGAAGTACAGCCCACTTACCGCAGATTGTGTCCAATGTACACAGAGAAATGTATCTGGATATTTCGAATTCTGGTCCGTCCAAGTGCGGCTCTATCTTCTTGGCCAATGTCACTGACTGAGTGACAAATGTTTCCAGGGAAGACTTGAGAGTCAATGAATTGAAGAATGGATGAAGCAGTTTTCGGTGGGCTTCCCATATTGATGCTGTAATGAAAAACCCTCCGGAACATCAACACGGGCCTATCTTTCAAAAGATGTATTTCAGTAGAGATAGGTACATGAGTAATTTCATTTACCGGTCATCTAGTCTCAATTATAAAATCCAATTCTCAAACCCATGGGGGAGTTTCTATAATTCACGAGTCAAACAGTGAATCGATGTCAACAATCATCGTTGTTACAATATTGTCACAATTTTGATACAACAATTTCATCCATCGAGTAATCATTAATtcatttcatgaaattttaacgaaaaGATCTGTGACTAATTGTGTCCCTTATTTGTTGAATGGATGCTTTACAGTTTGACAGTTTGGACACATGTTATATTGAAATTAGTGACACATTAAATGCATAAAGTTCTATTAGCTGGCAAGATTTTCGCCCATTCTTCCATCGCACACTCATCTATTCGAAATAATTAAGATTGATATCGAACTTTTGTCACATTGACGATTACGTTATATTCAGTACAGTTGTTGAGACTTTAAAAGAGGAAATGGAAGTCCGATTCTACGGGGAATATCTTTTATCATTGCGACTGATCGTGCGAGCGCCTTATCGCGGAGTGTCTGGTCACAGCCAATTACTTCTCCCACCTGGCTGCTCCACCTCAACGCCTCGAACCAAAATCGGATTTGACGCATTCATATTTGAATCTCATAATATGAAGCGAAtaaaactttgtttttctcaGGAACGAATGAGTTGTCAGGTAAGGTTGATATAGTATGGAAACAAAAACGTGACGAAACAGATCTTTGAATGACTGTCACCCAAGCTAgtcaatcgataaaaattagtaACCTTCAACTGTGATAGTCTTTGTGATGACGGTTTAACTCTCGGTCCGTTGCGTTTATGATCCGACATATTTTTTGCCTTATTATGCATCCCGTACAGCCTCAATCTTCCAGCTCTGGCAGCCAATCGAAATCAACACGACGATGATGTCGATGATTGAGATGTTAACAGAATTCGTCCGAAAATCGTAATTATAATCAATACAACGTATTAACGTAGACTCACTGGTGATTCGTCTCAGTGATCATATGATTATTATCTTGATTGCCCAACAGATGAGGTCTACTAGAGAACTGATATGAAATGGAGTAAGATGAGctgggaaaatttttgaaaccgcACACTTTGCTAGCTGGACGAACTTTGCTAGGACATGACGACCATATCCATCACTCATTTAATCTATTTGCTTGCGACATGAATCAACCCTAGAGAATCTTGACTTCAAGTGACGGATGCTCACTTTGATACAATGGACCTAATCCGAAATTTAGTGATATCAAGGCAATCCATCTCCGACTTCGATATCTTGAGTGAAGTTAGATATCAAAGTGACATCGTTCGCTTACCAGGGGCGGTGAGTAATCCGTCTCCCAACCAGAGTCGTCCGAAGTCGTagcaaaagtttttctcaatgGTCTTCGGACTCAGGAGTACCTCCTGAAAACACGAATCGACTCGgaatttatagtttcaatCTGCCTTCCTTTATCATGAAACTTTCTTACCTTCAAATGTTCAGGAATAGTTACAACGAAGACTGAATGGTGTCCAACCGAGAGTCGGACCGTTGTAGAATATATATTTCCTACTTTAATTGCCCTGTTGAAGAGAGCTGAAATTGCATATTCGATAGAGCCTTAGTATAATGACAATGATTACTCAATATTCGTCAACCGATTCGACAACAACAGGATTTTCCTTACCTTCAGTGccgtcaataaaaaaatatgcatggCCTATGAAAGGCAGACGTAGTATGTCCTCGGTGTTGGACGGGTAATCGGACCACAATACAATTCTCAATATCTTGATTGCACCGTTGATCACTCGGTATAACAATAAGCATGTGATCACGAACGTGGCTACCATTATAGGATCCATTCTGGGATTCTGCGGATTTCCGAAACGCggaactttttatttttcaccaaaatgtGTCGATCATGTTTTATAGACTCGGCTTGTGATACTGTCACACCTCTCTTTGTTAGTCCTCACTAAATTCACACTTTTGTCGTGCAACATCGAAAACTCAGCGCAGATGAAACTCCTGTACCTGCTTCGATCGAACTGATCTTTGGAACTCGGAACTTGAAGTAAGATTTGTGATTTTTATACGTTCGGGGAATGACGCATCACATATCACCCCCAGACTGATCCAACATTCTCTCCGCTGTCCACTCAAGGCCAGTAATCACTCACACTCACATAGAATCACTGAGTGCAATACCcgaattcattcaaattctatCACGAAATCCGGTTTACTCTAAAAGTCAGAGGTACAGCTAGCAACTTGCCAAGTTTCGTTCTATCCATGTGCTTCGGAATTTCTTCTATGCGCTACTCGGAGTTCGTTGAGTATTATCTCTTGTATTCATGCATATCCCGTCAGTAGTAATaagtttacatttttcaagacaAGAAATTCGTTGTGCGTGACAATTTTCATCACATATACTGTGATTCTTATCGATTAGTTTCTCAAAGCCACTGTTGAAAAATACTTCATCCCTGTTATTTCCGACATTGGctataattttcacatttatcCGGTGAATGATAAACTGAGTTCCCATGAAACCTCCAATGCATGACTTTAGGTGATAGAATCTTTTTGCTATTATTTGTTCATCAAACATTGGATTTTTTACCTTTTGTATACCTAGCACAGTTGTTAGAGTTGGATGGATTTTGTTAGAGTCCATTCAATACAGTCTCGTATCTCTTATTGGTTCCAAATGCGACGAATTTGATTCCACAATTGCAATTTGATTAGTTTGTCATAACGTTTTAGTCGAGCGAATTCCTTGATTCAAAAAGCCTTTCTTATCGCGGTCGAGTGAAGTATCGATTCGAGTCaaacttttgatgtgtttcggGAATTGCGTGAACCAAATATCATCTCATTCGAAGCTTATGTATTATTTCTCCAAGTCGCATGTTCGCTAACAGAAACAATCACGCACTTCAAATAAAACAAGTACATAATACGAGCTAACCAGTAAGATCGATTAAATGCCGTACTTTGTGTATCTAACCggaatataggtatatcgcGATAAATACTCTAAGCATTGATCAAAGCATCTCTCTTCTTTGTCGCCTTAACTTGCGCATCGATAATAAAGATGGAATGCTACTCCATAGACCTCAAATTATCACCGAAACGCTCTCTTGGTCTGTGTTTGGAGTGTAGATTTGGATTAGAAATTTCCTTGTCCAGCCCGCCAGCTTCGTCTTCGGACAGGTAGCAACGGATGTACAAGATGATGTGTGTATGGGTATTTAGATGTATTTTGATGGATTTAAAAAGGTGAAGTCATTTTCTAGTGTTTTGTATCGCTGTCTTAACGGACCTGAATGTCCGATAGATTCCGTACGTGATGTCACCTTGACAACCCTTTCGATACCGTGTCTTCCTCTGAAACCATTGCATTTCTTCGAAGTGGACTCGTGCCGGGGTGGTAATGCTTGGGATTGGTGGCAAATGgttaaaccaaaaattttcctttcttaCGACTCCTGCATCGGTAGTCGAACTCTTGATGGAGCTCAAAGTCAATCCGGCTAGTGTCTGGAATGACGAATGGCAAACCCACGGGCCAGTCGTAGCGTAAGACACTTCGATTCGCTGATAACATAGTTTAGCTCTGTGCAGACTCAGAAGTAGCTTACAGTTATGCTAGAAGAGCCCGATTTATTAcgtaagataaaatttttttagcgaATATAAAGAAACGTGGCTTGACACGAAACAgcctgtaaaataaataaataagtacatATTTTCGACTAACCATTTCGGAAGCATCCGGAATACGACTTGACCGGTTTTGCTGCAAAAtgttttcttgttgttttaaATCCCGAATAGCCATTTGAGCGTTGACAGGCTGACTAGACGCATAATTAATGAGTCAGTCGTACACCCAAGAAGGTGGATTCTAACCAATACTCGAAGTTTTTATCAATGCAGTTGAGAAGTTTGAAAGTTACGTTTCTTCTGAGTTATGTAACGATGATgcaacgtttaaaaaaaagaatgtcgGCAAGGTCAACGATTACacattgcaaaattatttagatttatatttttcgagGTTTCGAATGGGCACTGATGATGCAACGATTACCAATAATACATTTCGATTTATACGATCTGGTATGATTACCGGCATCGTCGTTGGAGATTGGTTCTTTACATTCACAAGTCACGAAATGGATTTCATATTCCCGGTCGCTCCCGCTTCCCTTCCCTGGCTAACCAAGGTTCTACGGTGCTGCAAAGAATGCGGGATTCTTTTAGTAATGATTGTAACTATTTTATAACATTCGATAGATTTTACAAGAATTCGAACCGAATTTAGTGCCAACGATTCTTAGCCCGCGAtgcgtatgaaaaaaatgaatcagaaTTAAGTTGAAATCCACTTAACAATCGGTGGAATCCTGcatttttgtaattgaaatgaGCTGGATAATACGTATCTAGGAGAAATCCTTTTCGTGCAGGTTAAGGGTCTGAAATTACTTTccagcttcttcttcttcaaagaAGAAGAGCCTCCATCTCAACGACAAGCACGTTACTCTTATTACAAGCCCAGAATTTCCGGTTAAATACAACGTATTAGACAAAGAGCTGCTCGTACAATTATGGTCTCCATACTCGACCCATGGCTTATTAAAACACTCGAAACGAGCAACTGCCTTTATGCTGTTCTCTTATATTTGTACAAAACTCGACATTCGCCTTTGATTCTAcgggaaattattttctaacatCTGCGCTAACTCGTCGcttgatatattatacatcaaACGAGTCCATGTTGAGATGTTTAAaggacttgaaaattttattacgatttattgaaaaatgtgaagaccttctctttttattttgtcaacGATCATATCTCCAATTGCATTCcgattcgaattattttttaatccagtTCAATAGTCTTTCAGGCAGTTATTAATccacaatttcatttttaactgTGCAAAGTCTAGAGAAAGTTAttatgttttaaaattttttattccatataTAAGGGATTCTCCACGAAACCggccacttttttttcgaccatCTCAGATCTTCCCGATAATTGGGTATATGAAAGTACTACTGAAAGGCACTctgcgtgatttttttcagatttttaaattcattattttggaaaacgccatttttatcaaattgatatatctcggaaacttgaagtaactgaaaaaaaatgtttccacATAAAAGTTGTATTTTTGTGTAAGCTTTCGAGCAGACgacttgaaatgattttcacgTTTCGGTAACGctgattttttgccaaaaaaatttaaaactatttttttattcaaaaaaggcaacttttttttgctgaaaaaattacagggtcTTTCAGTATGTCTGACGATATCACAAAAAAATCGCCAGAGTGGCTGCGCCAGAGGttccggtataaaaaaattaatttttgtggtTTTCGGATCGAGGTTCtagggtaaaaaaatgaaaccacaTGACTATCATCGCGTGTTCATTGGACCTTCACTGCGTTGTTTTGTAACCGAAGAGGAAGGAATTAGTCAGAAAGAGCCAAAGCTCTTGGTACGAAAAGCTTGAAGGAGGAGCACGAAAGCCAGTCTGGACGGAGAGACGAAACTAATTGTAAGGAAGTGATAATTGAGTTTGGGGAACGACAGTCGGCGGTCCAAGAGTTCAATATTGCGAGGGGTGattggaaaaaggaaaatttagGCCGTAGTGCAGAATTCGATTGGACTAATTTTGAAACTCGGTTTTCTtgtcaaaacattttttcattaatttatattgttttatcGAAAGTTATTGTCCGAAATTTTCGAATGTTTCACTCGCggttgataataaaaaaatgcttcattattattagattaaaatgaattgttagttaaaatttataatgaagTTCAGTTATTATTAAGTTCACTTAAAACTACACATCATGATTCACATCattaaaatattaagaaaagaTATCTTAATGTTATTTTCGCGCAATCATCCATGCTGTATATTAATTAGTCTATTTTAATTTGGTGATTCTATAGCAAGTGGTTTAGCTTAATTATTGTTGAACAGTTATTATCTAAAAATAGAGAGATTTCtaagtcgatttttttcagattttaaaaaacgggcattcgcaatcgactttaaatatttataaaaaataaacggttcaataaaaaaatattggaaaaaattcaagtcacgttttttaccaattagaatgttagaaaaaaacatgaaatgattttgagatgttgggggtttaacactggtcgagttggcatggaataccccgtatataatattttaatacaaCGAAATAAAGCATCTCTAGTAAAATACTCGTAATCGTacgtgtaaaatatttaaaaatagagACAAAAAAAGTCTGCAAGCTATCGATTATCTGGAAAATGATAGCAGGTAGAAGAATTTCCGTGTTCTGTAGAAAATAAACCAGGGATTCCGTGGAAAAACGGTGTGAAGGTGCTTCGTGTCATTTCGCTCACCCCGCAAAGTGCAGGAAGCGGAAAACAGCTATTTGCAAATAAGGTTTTCCCGCGAAGTGTGAGCGTAATCCTTGCCAGTTTATTCGAGTTCCACCGTCCTACGTACGTTTCCCGGAGCACATTCGGTGGCTTTGGATGGCTGTAGAGGTTCGAAATGTCGAACGAGCCGAGAACCGGGAAAaccgagaagagaaaaatggaaataaaaaa contains:
- the LOC124411420 gene encoding cytochrome P450 4C1-like, which produces MDPIMVATFVITCLLLYRVINGAIKILRIVLWSDYPSNTEDILRLPFIGHAYFFIDGTEALFNRAIKVGNIYSTTVRLSVGHHSVFVVTIPEHLKEVLLSPKTIEKNFCYDFGRLWLGDGLLTAPASIWEAHRKLLHPFFNSLTLKSSLETFVTQSVTLAKKIEPHLDGPEFEISRYISLCTLDTICVAAMGINLDAQESEKCQYHEAGHKVLAGFAKRTLSPWLYPDFIFYRTQLGKDHRKHIEFLHEFVDNVIRQKKAEIARRSDQRVSADEEQDTADASTAEPQSLMENLLKLSNDSKTLTDEQVRSHVDTMMVAGSDSSAITLNYLTLMLASHQDIQQKVYQELCEIFGEHVLEEESEELHITMEVLTKMTYMERVIKETMRLFPVGPLLFRKATEDLVLGDCTVPRGSSVVLNVIGVHRNEKYWSEPLKFDPDRFLPEKIANQEPFSYLPFSGGRRNCIGIKYAMMFMKIFTTTVLRKYFLIKDKVVPVEDLRLKIDTLLRSVDPDTLRIKRRAKKYVPL